ACACATGCTAGTCGTACCACCTGGTTTTTCTGAGCATGACTCGGCAGAAAATGACGACAGAAACGCTGACAGTGCTAAAGACttccacatttatttttaatccaGCAGATCTGTGAAATATATTTATtgtagctgctgcagctttaaccctctgaactccaAAAACTGTTCTTCACtgccaggagaaaaaaaaaccaagaatCATCAAAATTCAGACTTTCCAACGGCTCTGGTTCAACAtctcttctgtaaaaataacctcctcagcacacactgacagcagaccagcagtcacatgacaaagatTCGGTGAGTGATTGGCTGACCTGATCGGACCTGCAGGCAGGCCGGGCTGACAGATGTAGTGAGGACAGCAGGTGTAGAGATGACCTGacgagacagagacagggaggaaaggctTTTTAATGTCTGCCGATCATCTTTAACTCACTATCTTTCTCTTCTCTtgcatcatcaccaccatccccCCTTTTTTGTTAGTTATCCTCCATCCTGCGGCCCGttgttcctccctctcttcctacCTCCTTCACTCCTCCCTTCATTTCCTcacactcctcctctgtgccTCCTCCCTGCCACTCCTTCCTTTATGCTCCACCCTTTCCAtccttcctcccttctctctcttctctctcgtCAGGCTTGACCAAAGATGGCGGTGGTAGTGCGAATGCGGAGTCGCTTGAGGAGGTTCTAAATATTTTAGCTGAGGagggctctgattggatctatGGCTTCTTCACCTTCCTATATGACGTAGTGTCCTCACCTGTAGAGCGGGgcgaggagaaggaggagaaggaggaggggaaggaacAGGCGGCGGCTGAGGCGCAGGAAGAGGGCGGGGCGACCTCCTCGGATGATGGGGAAGTTAGAGGGGTCATAATGGACCTCCAGAACCAATAAGGGGACAGGAGGCAGAGCCACAGAGCCAGCTGTTAGCGAGGCTGCCTGGTCCCAGTACAGACCAATGAGGAGCAGACCAGGATGTTCTGTGGTGCAGAGGATCTGATGGTGTCTGCTGCAGGGCCAAACAGGCCAAAAGACATCCGACACAACCAGAACAACGCCTTTATTCTGACATTTACATCTGTCTGAATGATAAGAACGATTAATTCCATTCAGTGGAAATATGAAGGAAGCTTACAGAGCTCCGAAACCATGTCCCCTGTAAATTATATCTAAAACCCCCAAACCTCTGAACTCCAAAACCTGCCTGAAACACATCCTGTTATTTACTGACAGAAAGAATCCTCAGACTTTGGCCTCTGACGGTCCTTCAATAAATGTGGGAAAATGGAAACCTACAATATTTCATCTAAACCACTTTTATTCTACACGTGTGAATTCACTCCAACAAGATCCTATAAAATCCAaacagtcctgtcctcctcagcacccagcaggaagccatgctGGACTCACAtgagagcagcagtcacatgaccaacactcagagagtcttttaaacacacacacacacacagaagtggtttggagttcagagggttaaaatgTAATGCAGGCTCAGTTCCATGTACTTTTTTTACATGTAGTATAAATGTGCTGCAGTGTTGTGGTGATGCAGTTTCTAACGTGTGGTTTGAAATAGTGTTGTcttaaaatgaaacacacactttgtaaaCATATGAAAGGCCTTCATGTGGCTCACAGATCAATACACTCCTCCCTGGATCGAATGGATCACCCTGTCCGAGCGACATTAATGACTGCACCATAAAGAGGACTTGTGTCTGAAAGCCACTGATTTTCACATACCGTTCATATACCAACATTTATCATGTTATCTATCAGCAGGGATTATCCATGTTAGTCCAGTAATAATATTGATCCCTGAGGTTTCTGTACCAGCAGACGATCAGTATTGATCTGATATGATTTTCCTTTGCAGATGTTGCACGTAGCCGTCTAACATGGTTGGTGTTGGTGTAAAACACCTCCACTCATTTGATTCTTCGGCTCcatgttgttgctctgtgtgttgtgacgtgcatgttgtgtgtgctgatgaCACACTGCAAGCATAGAATTGGAAGGAATAGATCAGACCTGCTTTGTGTTGGTGTTTACGACAGTCGTCGtctccagaagcagcagtttattttcttttaaacgTTGTTTTCCTGTCCGTTCAGATGACAAGAGGTTAAAAGGTCACACTGTCAGGAGAGAGAGGCGGAGAACAGGTACTGTGCTCTCAGTGTGTGCATGATCCCACCTATCACTCCCACTCAGCTGATCGCTCACCTGACAGGTGTGTCTGCTTCTGCAGAGGACAAGAAAGAggtgaagaggagagggagaagtaAAGGTAAACGTCCCGGCACGGCTGAGTGACTAAATGAGCACAGCAAGGCTGTAGCATTAACAGGGCGGCCATCTTTACTAAAGCCAAGCGCATGTCTAACAGTGAGTGTCCAAACCAGCCATAAGAGAATGGTAAGAAGGGgtcagtgacacctgtggtgaGAAGTGTTGTTCAAGATGGGgctcaccatggtaaccaaaatGGTGGAGAGAGATTGGACAAGTTATCCCCATAAAATGTCAGGTTTGCTCCTGTCTGCAGCAAAGTTAAAGCTTTTGGTGGCTTTTATACGTGAGAGGCTCAGCTACACGAGCAGATGTCTCATTTTGCCCATCTGGCAAAAACTTGATTGAGTAAATGTGGCGttcatgtgtgaggatgtggtggaagtgcagtttttttagcatcaaTCTGTGATGAAGATCTGATGGATGTTCTTAAGGACCATCAGAaaatgtgtggtctgtgtgttgaTTTGACTTTTGCTGTTGGCATGCAGACCTTCTGTATcaaacactgatgtgtgtgtcatccTAGAAGACGGGACATTAGAGGCCACAGATCCAGATGTTACAGTCCCAGAAGGTATAGTCCCAGAAGCTAttgggtttgtgtgtgagttctttgttaaacagtgtgtgtgaccgACTGTTTTCTGCTCCGTGTTAGCAGGTAGTGCAGCAGAAGCTTCTGATAGAAAGAACACCACTCGAGGTAGTTTTTATCTTCTGATCTTTGCCCTGCTGTGATGAAAATCTCGTTTCCTGCATTTCTTAACACTTCCTGGTTGCCGTGGTTTACTAAACGAGTTCTGGTGATCAACAATCAATCAAAAACAATCTTTGTAACCTCAAACTTCAGATCGTCCTGTCCGAGGCGCCATGCTGCGCTCGGCTctgagagaggagctgagaaTGATTCACGAGAAGATGGAGGCCAAGAGGATCGCTCGCATTGCACTGGCCGAGATCAGGGCCTTCCttgcagaagaagaggaggagagagaggcagcctGGGCAGTCAAGATGAAGATGTTAGAGGCTGCCCAGGAGCAACTGAgtgaagagaaggagaggattGAAAGAGAGAGGGCTGAGAAAGAGAGGGTGCAGGAGGAGAGAGCTGAAAAGGAGAGGGCTGAGAAAGAgagggctgagagagagaggcttgaGAAAGAGAGGCTTGAGAAAGAGAGGGCCGAAAAGGAgagggcagagaaagagagggctgagagggagagggctGAGAAAGAGAGGGCCGAAAAGCAgagggcagagaaagagagggccGAAAAGGAgagggcagagaaagagagggccGAAAAGGAgagggcagagaaagagagggccGAAAAGgagaaggcagagaaagagagggccGAAAAGgagaaggcagagaaagagagggctgagagggagagggccGAAAAGGAGAGGCTTGAGAAAGAGAGGGCCGAAAAGGAGAGGCTTGAGAAAGAGAGGGCCGAAAAGGAGAGGGCTGAGAGGGAAGCAAAAGAGAAAGCTGAAAGGGAGAGGTTGGTGCGAGAGAGGGCTGAAAAAGAGAGACAAGAGAAGGACAAACTGGCAAAAGAAAAGGCAGCTAGAGAGGAGAGGGAACGCCTGGAGCGAGAGAAGGCTGAGAAGGCACGAttagagagggagaggctggAAAAAGAAAGGATTGCcagagagaaggcagagaaagaaaggCTGGAGAGGGAGCGCATCTCCAAAGAGAGGGAAAGACTCGAGAGAGAGAGGCTTGccaaagaaaaagcagaaaaagaacAATTGGAGAGGGAACGCGTCGCTCGAGAACGAGAACGAATCGCCAGAGAGAAGGAACGACAAGAGAAAGAACGAATTGccaaagaaaaagcagaaaaggaACGACTGGAGAGGGAGCGCATcatgaaagagagggaaagactggagagagagaggctcgcCAAACAGAAAGCTGAGAAAGAACGACTGGAGAGGGAGAAGATCGCCAGAGAGAGAGCTGAAAGGGAGAggcaagagaaagagagactggAGAGAGAGCGGCTCactaaggagagagagagaatagccaaagaaaaagcagaaaaggaAAGGATGGAGAAAGAACAGGTGGAGAAGGAGCGCATCGCCAGAGAAAGAGCAAGAATGgcacaggagagggagagattagAGCGGGAAAAGGCCgtcagagaaaaagaaatggccgtgagaaaagagaaggagaggatggagagagagaaggcggAGAAGGAAAATGTGGCGAGAGAGAAGGAGCTGATGGAGAGGCAACGACGGGCCAGAGAAGAAGCTCTGCGGGTGAAAATGGAGGCGGAGAGGCTCGCTAAGGAAAGACAGCGAAGCGCCGCCATCAATGACACAAAGAAGACCAACGCCTCCCAACCGAGAGCTCCGCCCACGGCGGAGAAAACGGAGAGAGCGGGCGTGTCAGCcgtgaggagagagaagaccgtcgtggaaaagaaaaaaatgacatgatgGCACAGCGGTGACCTCATAAATGGTGCTAGGACTGTGATTGGCTGGCCTTAGATTACAGATGAGTGGAGCTGAATGCTATTGGTTGGAACACAGCAGGAAGTTGATGATGGGGGAGTCTGAAGTCCTCTGGTTTTTGTatttcagcagctgtcacacacacacacacacactgcccatgTCAGTGTTTTGTTACATTTCAGGTGATAATTAGTACGTTTATGCGTGTTCACAGTGTGTcggctacatgctaacatacAATATGTACAGAAGACAAACATGG
This portion of the Parambassis ranga chromosome 20, fParRan2.1, whole genome shotgun sequence genome encodes:
- the unm_hu7910 gene encoding uncharacterized abhydrolase domain-containing protein DDB_G0269086 isoform X6, whose protein sequence is MQRYRHYGNSYSSSSSSAAPVEELHAEEEEEVYTEEEVCEELPVEEEEEEVLHTPAGAGVCNEEEAPLMQEEVQPVAQEAEGKTAPVESKNGKRTEGGGGGGGGGGGPKYSMFTWFVVLALLGVWSSVAVVYFDIVDYDNVIARAKEFHMNFSEVLQGKLTAYDTDGDGDFDVEDAKVLLDDKRLKGHTVRRERRRTGVSASAEDKKEVKRRGRSKDGTLEATDPDVTVPEGSAAEASDRKNTTRDRPVRGAMLRSALREELRMIHEKMEAKRIARIALAEIRAFLAEEEEEREAAWAVKMKMLEAAQEQLSEEKERIERERAEKERVQEERAEKERAEKERAERERLEKERLEKERAEKERAEKERAERERAEKERAEKQRAEKERAEKERAEKERAEKERAEKERAEKEKAEKERAEKEKAEKERAERERAEKERLEKERAEKERLEKERAEKERAEREAKEKAERERLVRERAEKERQEKDKLAKEKAAREERERLEREKAEKARLERERLEKERIAREKAEKERLERERISKERERLERERLAKEKAEKEQLERERVARERERIAREKERQEKERIAKEKAEKERLERERIMKERERLERERLAKQKAEKERLEREKIARERAERERQEKERLERERLTKERERIAKEKAEKERMEKEQVEKERIARERARMAQERERLEREKAVREKEMAVRKEKERMEREKAEKENVAREKELMERQRRAREEALRVKMEAERLAKERQRSAAINDTKKTNASQPRAPPTAEKTERAGVSAVRREKTVVEKKKMT
- the unm_hu7910 gene encoding uncharacterized abhydrolase domain-containing protein DDB_G0269086 isoform X9 produces the protein MQRYRHYGNSYSSSSSSAAPVEELHAEEEEEVYTEEEVCEELPVEEEEEEVLHTPAGAGVCNEEEAPLMQEEVQPVAQEAEGKTAPVESKNGKRTEGGGGGGGGGGGPKYSMFTWFVVLALLGVWSSVAVVYFDIVDYDNVIARAKEFHMNFSEVLQGKLTAYDTDGDGDFDVEDAKVLLDDKRLKGHTVRRERRRTEDKKEVKRRGRSKDGTLEATDPDVTVPEAGSAAEASDRKNTTRDRPVRGAMLRSALREELRMIHEKMEAKRIARIALAEIRAFLAEEEEEREAAWAVKMKMLEAAQEQLSEEKERIERERAEKERVQEERAEKERAEKERAERERLEKERLEKERAEKERAEKERAERERAEKERAEKQRAEKERAEKERAEKERAEKERAEKERAEKEKAEKERAEKEKAEKERAERERAEKERLEKERAEKERLEKERAEKERAEREAKEKAERERLVRERAEKERQEKDKLAKEKAAREERERLEREKAEKARLERERLEKERIAREKAEKERLERERISKERERLERERLAKEKAEKEQLERERVARERERIAREKERQEKERIAKEKAEKERLERERIMKERERLERERLAKQKAEKERLEREKIARERAERERQEKERLERERLTKERERIAKEKAEKERMEKEQVEKERIARERARMAQERERLEREKAVREKEMAVRKEKERMEREKAEKENVAREKELMERQRRAREEALRVKMEAERLAKERQRSAAINDTKKTNASQPRAPPTAEKTERAGVSAVRREKTVVEKKKMT
- the unm_hu7910 gene encoding calponin homology domain-containing protein DDB_G0272472 isoform X10, producing the protein MQRYRHYGNSYSSSSSSAAPVEELHAEEEEEVYTEEEVCEELPVEEEEEEVLHTPAGAGVCNEEEAPLMQEEVQPVAQEAEGKTAPVESKNGKRTEGGGGGGGGGGGPKYSMFTWFVVLALLGVWSSVAVVYFDIVDYDNVIARAKEFHMNFSEVLQGKLTAYDTDGDGDFDVEDAKVLLDDKRLKGHTVRRERRRTEDKKEVKRRGRSKDGTLEATDPDVTVPEGSAAEASDRKNTTRDRPVRGAMLRSALREELRMIHEKMEAKRIARIALAEIRAFLAEEEEEREAAWAVKMKMLEAAQEQLSEEKERIERERAEKERVQEERAEKERAEKERAERERLEKERLEKERAEKERAEKERAERERAEKERAEKQRAEKERAEKERAEKERAEKERAEKERAEKEKAEKERAEKEKAEKERAERERAEKERLEKERAEKERLEKERAEKERAEREAKEKAERERLVRERAEKERQEKDKLAKEKAAREERERLEREKAEKARLERERLEKERIAREKAEKERLERERISKERERLERERLAKEKAEKEQLERERVARERERIAREKERQEKERIAKEKAEKERLERERIMKERERLERERLAKQKAEKERLEREKIARERAERERQEKERLERERLTKERERIAKEKAEKERMEKEQVEKERIARERARMAQERERLEREKAVREKEMAVRKEKERMEREKAEKENVAREKELMERQRRAREEALRVKMEAERLAKERQRSAAINDTKKTNASQPRAPPTAEKTERAGVSAVRREKTVVEKKKMT
- the unm_hu7910 gene encoding uncharacterized abhydrolase domain-containing protein DDB_G0269086 isoform X13: MQRYRHYGNSYSSSSSSAAPVEELHAEEEEEVYTEEEVCEELPVEEEEEEVLHTPAGAGVCNEEEAPLMQEEVQPVAQEAEGKTAPVESKNGKRTEGGGGGGGGGGGPKYSMFTWFVVLALLGVWSSVAVVYFDIVDYDNVIGKLTAYDTDGDGDFDVEDAKVLLDDKRLKGHTVRRERRRTGVSASAEDKKEVKRRGRSKEDGTLEATDPDVTVPEAGSAAEASDRKNTTRDRPVRGAMLRSALREELRMIHEKMEAKRIARIALAEIRAFLAEEEEEREAAWAVKMKMLEAAQEQLSEEKERIERERAEKERVQEERAEKERAEKERAERERLEKERLEKERAEKERAEKERAERERAEKERAEKQRAEKERAEKERAEKERAEKERAEKERAEKEKAEKERAEKEKAEKERAERERAEKERLEKERAEKERLEKERAEKERAEREAKEKAERERLVRERAEKERQEKDKLAKEKAAREERERLEREKAEKARLERERLEKERIAREKAEKERLERERISKERERLERERLAKEKAEKEQLERERVARERERIAREKERQEKERIAKEKAEKERLERERIMKERERLERERLAKQKAEKERLEREKIARERAERERQEKERLERERLTKERERIAKEKAEKERMEKEQVEKERIARERARMAQERERLEREKAVREKEMAVRKEKERMEREKAEKENVAREKELMERQRRAREEALRVKMEAERLAKERQRSAAINDTKKTNASQPRAPPTAEKTERAGVSAVRREKTVVEKKKMT
- the unm_hu7910 gene encoding uncharacterized abhydrolase domain-containing protein DDB_G0269086 isoform X2, producing MQRYRHYGNSYSSSSSSAAPVEELHAEEEEEVYTEEEVCEELPVEEEEEEVLHTPAGAGVCNEEEAPLMQEEVQPVAQEAEGKTAPVESKNGKRTEGGGGGGGGGGGPKYSMFTWFVVLALLGVWSSVAVVYFDIVDYDNVIARAKEFHMNFSEVLQGKLTAYDTDGDGDFDVEDAKVLLDDKRLKGHTVRRERRRTGVSASAEDKKEVKRRGRSKEDGTLEATDPDVTVPEAGSAAEASDRKNTTRDRPVRGAMLRSALREELRMIHEKMEAKRIARIALAEIRAFLAEEEEEREAAWAVKMKMLEAAQEQLSEEKERIERERAEKERVQEERAEKERAEKERAERERLEKERLEKERAEKERAEKERAERERAEKERAEKQRAEKERAEKERAEKERAEKERAEKERAEKEKAEKERAEKEKAEKERAERERAEKERLEKERAEKERLEKERAEKERAEREAKEKAERERLVRERAEKERQEKDKLAKEKAAREERERLEREKAEKARLERERLEKERIAREKAEKERLERERISKERERLERERLAKEKAEKEQLERERVARERERIAREKERQEKERIAKEKAEKERLERERIMKERERLERERLAKQKAEKERLEREKIARERAERERQEKERLERERLTKERERIAKEKAEKERMEKEQVEKERIARERARMAQERERLEREKAVREKEMAVRKEKERMEREKAEKENVAREKELMERQRRAREEALRVKMEAERLAKERQRSAAINDTKKTNASQPRAPPTAEKTERAGVSAVRREKTVVEKKKMT
- the unm_hu7910 gene encoding uncharacterized abhydrolase domain-containing protein DDB_G0269086 isoform X7, translating into MQRYRHYGNSYSSSSSSAAPVEELHAEEEEEVYTEEEVCEELPVEEEEEEVLHTPAGAGVCNEEEAPLMQEEVQPVAQEAEGKTAPVESKNGKRTEGGGGGGGGGGGPKYSMFTWFVVLALLGVWSSVAVVYFDIVDYDNVIARAKEFHMNFSEVLQGKLTAYDTDGDGDFDVEDAKVLLDDKRLKGHTVRRERRRTEDKKEVKRRGRSKEDGTLEATDPDVTVPEAGSAAEASDRKNTTRDRPVRGAMLRSALREELRMIHEKMEAKRIARIALAEIRAFLAEEEEEREAAWAVKMKMLEAAQEQLSEEKERIERERAEKERVQEERAEKERAEKERAERERLEKERLEKERAEKERAEKERAERERAEKERAEKQRAEKERAEKERAEKERAEKERAEKERAEKEKAEKERAEKEKAEKERAERERAEKERLEKERAEKERLEKERAEKERAEREAKEKAERERLVRERAEKERQEKDKLAKEKAAREERERLEREKAEKARLERERLEKERIAREKAEKERLERERISKERERLERERLAKEKAEKEQLERERVARERERIAREKERQEKERIAKEKAEKERLERERIMKERERLERERLAKQKAEKERLEREKIARERAERERQEKERLERERLTKERERIAKEKAEKERMEKEQVEKERIARERARMAQERERLEREKAVREKEMAVRKEKERMEREKAEKENVAREKELMERQRRAREEALRVKMEAERLAKERQRSAAINDTKKTNASQPRAPPTAEKTERAGVSAVRREKTVVEKKKMT
- the unm_hu7910 gene encoding calponin homology domain-containing protein DDB_G0272472 isoform X8, translated to MQRYRHYGNSYSSSSSSAAPVEELHAEEEEEVYTEEEVCEELPVEEEEEEVLHTPAGAGVCNEEEAPLMQEEVQPVAQEAEGKTAPVESKNGKRTEGGGGGGGGGGGPKYSMFTWFVVLALLGVWSSVAVVYFDIVDYDNVIARAKEFHMNFSEVLQGKLTAYDTDGDGDFDVEDAKVLLDDKRLKGHTVRRERRRTEDKKEVKRRGRSKEDGTLEATDPDVTVPEGSAAEASDRKNTTRDRPVRGAMLRSALREELRMIHEKMEAKRIARIALAEIRAFLAEEEEEREAAWAVKMKMLEAAQEQLSEEKERIERERAEKERVQEERAEKERAEKERAERERLEKERLEKERAEKERAEKERAERERAEKERAEKQRAEKERAEKERAEKERAEKERAEKERAEKEKAEKERAEKEKAEKERAERERAEKERLEKERAEKERLEKERAEKERAEREAKEKAERERLVRERAEKERQEKDKLAKEKAAREERERLEREKAEKARLERERLEKERIAREKAEKERLERERISKERERLERERLAKEKAEKEQLERERVARERERIAREKERQEKERIAKEKAEKERLERERIMKERERLERERLAKQKAEKERLEREKIARERAERERQEKERLERERLTKERERIAKEKAEKERMEKEQVEKERIARERARMAQERERLEREKAVREKEMAVRKEKERMEREKAEKENVAREKELMERQRRAREEALRVKMEAERLAKERQRSAAINDTKKTNASQPRAPPTAEKTERAGVSAVRREKTVVEKKKMT
- the unm_hu7910 gene encoding uncharacterized abhydrolase domain-containing protein DDB_G0269086 isoform X4, whose translation is MQRYRHYGNSYSSSSSSAAPVEELHAEEEEEVYTEEEVCEELPVEEEEEEVLHTPAGAGVCNEEEAPLMQEEVQPVAQEAEGKTAPVESKNGKRTEGGGGGGGGGGGPKYSMFTWFVVLALLGVWSSVAVVYFDIVDYDNVIARAKEFHMNFSEVLQGKLTAYDTDGDGDFDVEDAKVLLDDKRLKGHTVRRERRRTGVSASAEDKKEVKRRGRSKEDGTLEATDPDVTVPEGSAAEASDRKNTTRDRPVRGAMLRSALREELRMIHEKMEAKRIARIALAEIRAFLAEEEEEREAAWAVKMKMLEAAQEQLSEEKERIERERAEKERVQEERAEKERAEKERAERERLEKERLEKERAEKERAEKERAERERAEKERAEKQRAEKERAEKERAEKERAEKERAEKERAEKEKAEKERAEKEKAEKERAERERAEKERLEKERAEKERLEKERAEKERAEREAKEKAERERLVRERAEKERQEKDKLAKEKAAREERERLEREKAEKARLERERLEKERIAREKAEKERLERERISKERERLERERLAKEKAEKEQLERERVARERERIAREKERQEKERIAKEKAEKERLERERIMKERERLERERLAKQKAEKERLEREKIARERAERERQEKERLERERLTKERERIAKEKAEKERMEKEQVEKERIARERARMAQERERLEREKAVREKEMAVRKEKERMEREKAEKENVAREKELMERQRRAREEALRVKMEAERLAKERQRSAAINDTKKTNASQPRAPPTAEKTERAGVSAVRREKTVVEKKKMT